A section of the Cuniculiplasma divulgatum genome encodes:
- a CDS encoding 2-oxoacid:ferredoxin oxidoreductase subunit beta, whose translation MAHNFKNDVTVDWCPGCGDFGILTSISQALSELNLNGNDVVAISGIGCSGKTPHYLNMGGVHTLHGRSIPFATGVKLANPNLKVIVPSGDGDMLGIGAGHFVAEGRRNTGLTLIIYDNEVYGLTKGQAAPTMQLGEQTKSLARPNVFGKVNPITLALSSGYSFVARGFSFDMKQLKDLIKMAVMHDGSAVIDVLQPCPTYNNVNTMEWYRQRVYKLEEEDKSWDPVITPGNENTAEEKFQKAYTKGMEWGDRIPTGVFYDNRAVPSFTKRLNEFVPNYLDYPPSQQIVTGKDGYTPVDPYGTFAEKLI comes from the coding sequence ATGGCGCATAATTTTAAGAACGACGTAACTGTGGATTGGTGCCCTGGCTGTGGGGACTTCGGAATACTCACATCAATTTCCCAGGCACTGTCTGAACTGAACTTGAATGGAAATGATGTTGTTGCCATATCAGGCATAGGATGTTCCGGAAAGACACCACATTACCTGAACATGGGTGGAGTCCACACGCTTCATGGCAGATCAATACCATTTGCCACTGGAGTTAAACTGGCCAATCCCAACCTGAAGGTAATAGTGCCCAGCGGTGATGGAGACATGCTGGGAATCGGAGCTGGCCATTTCGTGGCCGAAGGGAGACGGAACACTGGGTTAACACTTATAATCTATGACAACGAGGTTTACGGTCTCACCAAAGGCCAGGCAGCGCCAACAATGCAGCTTGGCGAGCAGACCAAGAGCCTGGCAAGACCCAATGTATTCGGCAAGGTGAATCCAATCACCCTGGCTCTTTCATCCGGCTATTCCTTTGTAGCTAGGGGATTCAGCTTTGACATGAAGCAGCTCAAGGATCTCATAAAGATGGCTGTGATGCATGACGGCTCTGCCGTTATTGATGTTCTTCAGCCATGCCCAACATACAACAATGTCAACACAATGGAATGGTACAGGCAGAGAGTTTACAAGCTGGAAGAGGAAGACAAGAGCTGGGATCCGGTCATCACTCCCGGAAACGAGAACACCGCAGAAGAGAAGTTCCAGAAAGCATACACAAAGGGAATGGAGTGGGGAGACCGTATCCCAACAGGAGTTTTCTACGATAACAGGGCAGTGCCCAGCTTTACCAAGAGACTCAACGAGTTTGTACCGAACTACCTGGACTATCCGCCTTCCCAGCAGATAGTAACGGGAAAGGATGGCTACACGCCAGTGGACCCATACGGTACTTTCGCTGAAAAGTTGATCTGA